From Microlunatus capsulatus, a single genomic window includes:
- a CDS encoding aminoglycoside phosphotransferase family protein — protein sequence MDPAASAEPTRHVQVGLDGVHRPVHAWTPTVHAALERLRAAGVVEVPAPLALGAHEEVLGFLPGDAGAACWPHQVPEAGLVSAARLLRRVHDASAGWSWPPDAAWSQPVREPAEVLCHGDPGPWNMTWADGRATGLFDWDFCHPGPRRHDVAYALDWLAPFRPDDEALRWHGFAAPPDRGSRIRAFCAAYGTEPDRVVDLVLEVRLRTLDVVRALAADGVEPQAGWLAGGHAAEVEAGVRWVERHRRLFT from the coding sequence GTGGACCCGGCCGCGAGCGCTGAGCCGACCCGCCACGTGCAGGTCGGGCTCGACGGGGTGCACCGGCCGGTGCACGCGTGGACGCCGACGGTGCACGCGGCGCTGGAGCGGCTGCGCGCGGCCGGCGTGGTCGAGGTGCCGGCACCGCTGGCCCTGGGCGCGCACGAGGAGGTGCTGGGCTTCCTGCCGGGCGACGCCGGTGCCGCGTGCTGGCCGCACCAGGTGCCCGAGGCGGGCCTGGTGTCGGCCGCCCGGCTGCTCCGCCGGGTGCACGACGCGAGCGCGGGCTGGTCCTGGCCGCCCGACGCCGCCTGGTCCCAGCCGGTGCGGGAGCCGGCCGAGGTGCTCTGCCACGGCGACCCCGGACCCTGGAACATGACCTGGGCCGACGGCCGCGCGACCGGGCTGTTCGACTGGGACTTCTGCCACCCCGGGCCGCGCCGGCACGACGTCGCGTACGCCCTGGACTGGCTCGCCCCGTTCCGCCCCGACGACGAGGCGCTCCGCTGGCACGGCTTCGCCGCGCCGCCGGACCGGGGGTCGCGGATCCGGGCCTTCTGCGCGGCCTACGGCACGGAGCCCGACCGGGTGGTCGACCTCGTCCTGGAGGTCCGGCTGCGCACGCTCGACGTCGTCCGCGCCCTGGCGGCGGACGGCGTCGAGCCGCAGGCCGGGTGGCTGGCGGGCGGTCACGCCGCCGAGGTCGAGGCCGGCGTCCGCTGGGTCGAGCGGCACCGGCGGCTGTTCACCTGA
- a CDS encoding glutamate synthase subunit beta — MADPRGFISTPRKVAERRPVAERVRDWNEVYPGTPGRALLPIISEQAGRCMDCGIPFCHTGCPLGNLIPEWNDLVWRSDWDEALERLHATNNFPEFTGRLCPAPCETACVVGINRDPVTIKNVEVTIIDKAWDEHRVLPQPPEWHTGRTVAVIGSGPSGLAAAQQLTRAGHTVAVFERAEEPGGLMRFGIPEFKMEKYVLDRRIQQMKDEGTNFRCGVEVGVKITGQQLKERYDAVVLAVGSTIPRDLPVPGRELDGIHQAMEFLPHANRYARGKIEQPPISAQGKHVVIIGGGDTGADCLGTAIRQGAASIRQLEIMPTPPEERPAHQPWPTYPMTYRVSSAHEEAGERIYSVSTSRFNGEDGKVTSLTLSEVRFEGGKLVAVEGTEQEIPADLVLLAMGFVGPEKDSVISQLGVTLDERGNVKRDDNYATDVPGVFVAGDAGRGQSLIVWAIAEGRACAAGVDEYLSGSTKLPKPIPPTARQMMV; from the coding sequence ATGGCTGACCCCCGCGGGTTCATCTCCACGCCGCGCAAGGTCGCCGAGCGGCGGCCGGTGGCCGAGCGCGTGCGCGACTGGAACGAGGTCTACCCCGGCACGCCGGGGCGGGCCCTGCTGCCGATCATCTCCGAGCAGGCCGGGCGCTGCATGGACTGCGGCATCCCGTTCTGCCACACCGGCTGCCCGCTGGGGAACCTCATCCCCGAGTGGAACGACCTGGTGTGGCGCAGCGACTGGGACGAGGCGCTGGAGCGGCTGCACGCGACCAACAACTTCCCGGAGTTCACCGGGCGGCTGTGCCCGGCCCCCTGCGAGACGGCGTGCGTCGTCGGCATCAACCGGGACCCGGTGACCATCAAGAACGTCGAGGTCACCATCATCGACAAGGCGTGGGACGAGCACCGCGTGCTGCCCCAGCCGCCCGAGTGGCACACCGGCCGCACCGTCGCCGTCATCGGCTCCGGGCCCTCGGGGCTGGCCGCCGCCCAGCAGCTCACCCGGGCCGGCCACACCGTCGCCGTCTTCGAGCGGGCCGAGGAGCCGGGCGGCCTGATGCGCTTCGGCATCCCCGAGTTCAAGATGGAGAAGTACGTCCTCGACCGGCGCATCCAGCAGATGAAGGACGAGGGCACCAACTTCCGCTGCGGCGTCGAGGTCGGGGTCAAGATCACCGGCCAGCAGCTCAAGGAGCGCTACGACGCCGTCGTGCTCGCCGTCGGCTCCACCATCCCGCGCGACCTGCCGGTGCCGGGCCGCGAGCTCGACGGCATCCACCAGGCCATGGAGTTCCTGCCGCACGCCAACCGCTACGCCCGGGGCAAGATCGAGCAGCCGCCGATCTCGGCGCAGGGCAAGCACGTCGTCATCATCGGCGGCGGCGACACCGGCGCCGACTGCCTCGGCACCGCCATCCGGCAGGGTGCGGCCTCCATCCGGCAGCTGGAGATCATGCCCACCCCGCCCGAGGAGCGGCCGGCCCACCAGCCGTGGCCGACCTACCCGATGACCTACCGGGTGTCCTCGGCCCACGAGGAGGCGGGGGAGCGGATCTACTCGGTCTCCACCTCCCGGTTCAACGGCGAGGACGGCAAGGTCACCTCCTTGACCCTGTCCGAGGTGCGCTTCGAGGGCGGCAAGCTCGTCGCCGTCGAGGGCACCGAGCAGGAGATCCCGGCCGACCTCGTGCTGCTGGCCATGGGCTTCGTGGGCCCGGAGAAGGACTCGGTGATCTCCCAGCTGGGCGTCACCCTGGACGAGCGCGGCAACGTCAAGCGCGACGACAACTACGCCACCGACGTCCCCGGGGTCTTCGTGGCCGGTGACGCGGGTCGCGGCCAGTCGCTGATCGTCTGGGCCATCGCCGAGGGCCGCGCCTGCGCGGCCGGGGTGGACGAGTACCTCTCCGGCTCCACCAAGCTGCCCAAGCCCATCCCGCCCACCGCCCGGCAGATGATGGTCTGA
- the gltB gene encoding glutamate synthase large subunit encodes MSATPAQPRSRAGEGLYDPAFEHDACGVAFVATLTGVPSHDIVHKGLEALRNLDHRGATGSDPLTGDGAGILMQVPDAFLRAEASSFLAAGVELPEAGTYAVGNAFLPTDEQARAEAKAAIERIAAEEQLTVLGWRRVRTDDSSLSDLTRSNMPWFEQLLVAPAGEPVRGIELDRLAYCLRRRTQHETGVYFASLSARTLVWKGMLTTEQLELVFPELLDERMTSALVVVHSRFSTNTFPAWELAHPFRMIAHNGEINTVKGNRNWMRAREALLRSDLIPGDLERLFPICTPDASDSASFDEVVELLHLGGRSLPHAMLMMIPEAWENNPVMDQARRDFYAFHSCLMEPWDGPAGVVFTDGTQVGAVLDRNGLRPGRYWVTDEGLVVLASEAGVLDIPAETIVQKGRLQPGRMFLVDLDEHRLISDEEVKAELAAAAPYGEWLAQGRTLLTDLPERDHVVHTHASVTRRQQVFGYTEEDLRLILAPMASGGAEAIGSMGTDTPIAALSDKPRLLFDYFSQLFAQVTNPPLDAIREELVTSLYNTIGPEQNLLEPGPVSCRRLVLPFPVLDNDALAKVVRINRAGDTEYATYVARGLYKVSGGAQALTEKLDELCAEISDAIAGGAKIILLSDRHSNGEYAPIPSLLFTAAVHHHLVREKTRTHVGLVVEAGDVREVHHVALLIGYGAAAVNPYLAIESVEDLARHGVYTSVTPEKAVANVVKALGKGVLKVMSKMGVSTVASYTGAQIFEALGLSREVVDRYFTGTTSKLGGITLEQLADAVHQRHLRAYPADGIPLAHRLLPVGGEYQWRREGEPHLFDPETVFRLQHSTRSGRYDIFKQYTAHIDSQAERLMTLRGLLKFNSERPPVPIDEVEPVSEIVKRFSTGAMSYGSISLEAHQTLAIAMNRLGGKSNTGEGGEDKERLYDPERRSAVKQVASGRFGVTSDYLTNADDIQIKMAQGAKPGEGGQLPGQKVYPWVAKTRHSTPGVGLISPPPHHDIYSIEDLKQLIHDLKCANPSARVHVKLVAEVGVGTVAAGVSKAKADVVLISGHDGGTGAAPLTSLKHAGGPWELGLAETQQTLLLNGLRDRIVVQVDGQLKTGRDVIIGALLGAEEFGFATAPLVVSGCIMMRVCHLDTCPVGVATQNQELRSKFSGKPEFVVNFFEFIAEEVREHLAALGFRSIAEAVGRVEALDTTPAEEHWKAHGLDLRPILHRPELPEGTPLHNTTKQDHALEFALDQMLIDLCRPALDSGEAVRAQLRIRNVNRTVGTILGHEVTKATRGEGLPDGTIDLTFSGSAGQSFGAFLPAGITLRLEGDSNDYLGKGLSGGRIVLRPDRAATFVAADNIIAGNVIGYGATSGEIFIRGQVGERFCVRNSGATAVVEGTGDHACEYMTGGLAVILGSTGRNVAAGMSGGIAYVLDLDASLLNTDMADALPLGEGDQDLVRGLVVRHGEETGSDVAAALLADWDTAKERFTKVLPRDYARVLAAREAAEAEGLDDDATTVAMMDAARG; translated from the coding sequence ATGTCAGCCACCCCCGCCCAGCCCAGGTCCAGGGCCGGAGAAGGTCTCTACGACCCCGCCTTCGAGCACGACGCCTGCGGTGTGGCCTTCGTCGCCACCCTCACCGGCGTCCCCAGCCACGACATCGTGCACAAGGGCCTGGAGGCGCTCCGCAACCTCGACCACCGCGGCGCGACCGGCTCGGACCCCCTCACCGGTGACGGCGCCGGCATCCTCATGCAGGTCCCCGACGCCTTCCTGCGCGCCGAGGCCAGCTCCTTCCTGGCGGCCGGCGTCGAGCTGCCCGAGGCCGGGACCTACGCCGTCGGCAACGCGTTCCTGCCCACCGACGAGCAGGCCCGCGCCGAGGCCAAGGCCGCGATCGAGCGGATCGCCGCCGAGGAGCAGCTGACCGTCCTGGGCTGGCGCCGCGTGCGCACCGACGACTCCTCGCTGTCGGACCTCACCCGGTCCAACATGCCCTGGTTCGAGCAGCTGCTCGTCGCCCCGGCCGGCGAGCCGGTCCGCGGGATCGAGCTGGACCGGCTGGCCTACTGCCTGCGCCGCCGCACCCAGCACGAGACGGGCGTCTACTTCGCCTCGCTGTCCGCCCGCACCCTGGTGTGGAAGGGCATGCTCACCACCGAGCAGCTCGAGCTGGTCTTCCCCGAGCTGCTGGACGAGCGGATGACCAGCGCGCTGGTCGTCGTGCACTCCCGCTTCTCGACCAACACCTTCCCGGCCTGGGAGCTCGCGCACCCCTTCCGGATGATCGCCCACAACGGCGAGATCAACACCGTCAAGGGCAACCGGAACTGGATGCGGGCCCGCGAGGCGCTGCTGAGGTCGGACCTGATCCCGGGCGACCTGGAGCGGCTCTTCCCGATCTGCACCCCGGACGCCTCGGACTCCGCCTCGTTCGACGAGGTCGTCGAGCTGCTGCACCTCGGCGGGCGCTCGCTGCCGCACGCGATGCTGATGATGATCCCGGAGGCCTGGGAGAACAACCCGGTCATGGACCAGGCCCGGCGGGACTTCTACGCCTTCCACTCCTGCCTCATGGAGCCCTGGGACGGCCCGGCCGGCGTCGTCTTCACCGACGGCACCCAGGTCGGCGCCGTGCTGGACCGCAACGGCCTGCGCCCCGGGCGCTACTGGGTCACCGACGAGGGGCTCGTGGTGCTGGCCTCGGAGGCCGGCGTGCTCGACATCCCGGCCGAGACGATCGTCCAGAAGGGCCGGCTGCAGCCGGGCCGGATGTTCCTCGTCGACCTCGACGAGCACCGGCTGATCTCCGACGAGGAGGTCAAGGCCGAGCTGGCCGCCGCCGCCCCGTACGGCGAGTGGCTGGCCCAGGGCCGCACCCTGCTCACCGACCTGCCCGAGCGCGACCACGTCGTGCACACCCACGCCTCGGTGACCCGTCGCCAGCAGGTCTTCGGCTACACCGAGGAGGACCTGCGGCTGATCCTCGCCCCGATGGCCTCCGGAGGCGCCGAGGCCATCGGCTCGATGGGCACCGACACCCCGATCGCGGCGCTCAGCGACAAGCCGCGGCTGCTCTTCGACTACTTCTCCCAGCTGTTCGCCCAGGTCACCAACCCGCCGCTGGACGCCATCCGCGAGGAGCTCGTCACCTCGCTGTACAACACCATCGGCCCGGAGCAGAACCTGCTGGAGCCCGGCCCGGTCTCGTGCCGCCGCCTCGTGCTGCCGTTCCCGGTGCTGGACAACGACGCGCTGGCCAAGGTCGTCCGGATCAACCGGGCCGGCGACACCGAGTACGCCACCTACGTGGCCCGCGGCCTCTACAAGGTCAGCGGCGGCGCGCAGGCGCTGACGGAGAAGCTCGACGAGCTGTGCGCGGAGATCTCCGACGCCATCGCCGGCGGGGCCAAGATCATCCTGCTGTCGGACCGGCACTCCAACGGCGAGTACGCGCCCATCCCGTCGCTGCTGTTCACCGCCGCCGTGCACCACCACCTGGTGCGGGAGAAGACGCGCACCCACGTCGGCCTGGTCGTCGAGGCCGGGGACGTCCGGGAGGTGCACCACGTCGCGCTGCTGATCGGCTACGGCGCGGCCGCGGTCAACCCCTACCTGGCCATCGAGTCCGTCGAGGACCTGGCCCGGCACGGCGTCTACACCTCCGTCACGCCCGAGAAGGCCGTCGCCAACGTCGTCAAGGCGCTGGGCAAGGGCGTCCTCAAGGTGATGTCCAAGATGGGTGTCTCCACCGTCGCGTCCTACACCGGCGCGCAGATCTTCGAGGCCCTCGGGCTGTCCCGCGAGGTCGTCGACCGCTACTTCACCGGCACCACGTCCAAGCTGGGCGGGATCACCCTGGAGCAGCTGGCCGACGCCGTCCACCAGCGGCACCTGCGGGCCTACCCGGCCGACGGGATCCCGCTGGCCCACCGGCTGCTGCCGGTCGGCGGGGAGTACCAGTGGCGCCGCGAGGGCGAGCCGCACCTGTTCGACCCCGAGACGGTGTTCCGGCTCCAGCACTCCACCCGCTCGGGCCGCTACGACATCTTCAAGCAGTACACCGCCCACATCGACTCCCAGGCCGAGCGGCTGATGACGCTGCGCGGGCTGCTCAAGTTCAACAGCGAGCGGCCGCCCGTGCCCATCGACGAGGTCGAGCCGGTCAGCGAGATCGTCAAGCGGTTCTCGACCGGCGCGATGAGCTACGGATCCATCAGCCTCGAGGCGCACCAGACCCTGGCGATCGCCATGAACCGGCTGGGCGGCAAGTCCAACACCGGTGAGGGCGGGGAGGACAAGGAGCGCCTCTACGACCCCGAGCGCCGCTCGGCGGTCAAGCAGGTGGCCTCCGGCCGCTTCGGCGTCACGTCGGACTACCTGACCAACGCCGACGACATCCAGATCAAGATGGCCCAGGGCGCGAAGCCCGGCGAGGGCGGCCAGCTGCCCGGCCAGAAGGTCTACCCGTGGGTGGCCAAGACCCGGCACTCGACGCCGGGCGTCGGCCTCATCTCCCCGCCCCCGCACCACGACATCTACTCGATCGAGGACCTCAAGCAGCTCATCCACGACCTGAAGTGCGCCAACCCGTCCGCGCGGGTGCACGTCAAGCTCGTGGCCGAGGTGGGCGTGGGCACGGTCGCGGCCGGCGTCTCCAAGGCCAAGGCCGACGTGGTGCTGATCTCGGGCCACGACGGCGGCACCGGTGCGGCACCGCTGACCTCGCTCAAGCACGCCGGCGGACCCTGGGAGCTCGGCCTGGCCGAGACGCAGCAGACGCTGCTGCTGAACGGGCTGCGCGACCGGATCGTCGTGCAGGTCGACGGTCAGCTCAAGACCGGCCGCGACGTCATCATCGGCGCCCTGCTGGGTGCGGAGGAGTTCGGCTTCGCGACGGCCCCGCTGGTGGTCAGCGGCTGCATCATGATGCGGGTCTGCCACCTCGACACCTGCCCGGTCGGCGTCGCCACCCAGAACCAGGAGCTGCGCTCCAAGTTCTCCGGCAAGCCGGAGTTCGTCGTCAACTTCTTCGAGTTCATCGCCGAGGAGGTCCGCGAGCACCTGGCGGCCCTGGGCTTCCGGAGCATCGCCGAGGCCGTCGGCCGCGTCGAGGCGCTGGACACCACCCCGGCCGAGGAGCACTGGAAGGCGCACGGCCTCGACCTGCGGCCGATCCTGCACCGCCCCGAGCTGCCCGAGGGCACCCCGCTGCACAACACGACGAAGCAGGACCACGCGCTCGAGTTCGCGCTGGACCAGATGCTCATCGACCTGTGCCGCCCCGCCCTGGACTCCGGCGAGGCCGTCCGCGCGCAGCTCAGGATCCGCAACGTCAACCGCACGGTCGGCACGATCCTCGGCCACGAGGTGACGAAGGCGACCCGCGGCGAGGGCCTGCCCGACGGGACGATCGACCTCACCTTCTCGGGGTCGGCCGGCCAGAGCTTCGGCGCGTTCCTGCCCGCCGGCATCACCCTGCGGCTCGAAGGCGACAGCAACGACTACCTCGGCAAGGGCCTGTCCGGCGGCCGGATCGTCCTGCGGCCCGACCGCGCGGCGACCTTCGTGGCGGCGGACAACATCATCGCCGGCAACGTCATCGGCTACGGCGCGACCTCGGGCGAGATCTTCATCCGGGGCCAGGTGGGGGAGCGGTTCTGCGTCCGCAACTCCGGGGCCACCGCCGTCGTCGAGGGCACCGGCGACCACGCCTGCGAGTACATGACCGGCGGCCTGGCCGTCATCCTGGGCTCGACGGGACGCAACGTCGCGGCCGGCATGTCGGGCGGCATCGCCTACGTGCTCGACCTGGACGCGTCGCTGCTGAACACCGACATGGCCGACGCCCTGCCACTCGGCGAGGGCGACCAGGACCTCGTCCGCGGGCTCGTGGTCCGGCACGGCGAGGAGACCGGGTCCGATGTGGCCGCGGCGCTGCTCGCCGACTGGGACACCGCCAAGGAGCGCTTCACCAAGGTGCTCCCGCGGGACTACGCCCGGGTGCTGGCGGCGCGCGAGGCCGCCGAGGCCGAGGGGCTGGACGACGACGCGACCACCGTGGCGATGATGGATGCGGCTCGTGGGTGA